Within Sinorhizobium sp. RAC02, the genomic segment GCGTGCGTGCCGACGGCAGCGAGCCGACGCGCATCACCGACAGCCCCTATGGTGACTGGTTCCCGCACCCTTCGCCGGACGGAAAACACCTGCTCGTGCTCTCCTACGAGGGCGACGTTTTCGATCATCCCCGCGATCTCGATGTGCGCCTGCGCCTCATGGACATGGACGGCGGCAACGCGCGGATTCTGTTAGAGCTTTTCGGCGGACAGGGCACGATGAATGTGCCGAACTGGTCGCCGGATGGCACAGAATTCGCCTTCGTGCGCTACGCGCCGGCTGGGTGATCCCCATTTCCGGTGAGCGTGAGTTAAGTTTTCACTCACCAGCCCGTTTAAGCGAATTTTGCCGTCTGTCAGTTAGCCTCCTCCCAACAATGCCCGGAAAGGGTGGGGGACAGGCAGGGAAACAATGACGGGCAAGGCTGAACTGGGCCGCACGACGCGGCGACGCGGTGTAGGTTGGGCGATCCGGGCGGCGGCCTTGATGATCGTCCTGCTGTTTGGAGCCGCCAACTATCTCGTTCTGGACTATGCAATCGAGCGGGCCGACAGTTTCGTCGCCGAGACCGAGCGCACCCTTGTGCGCAACGAGTTCAGCCACCAGATCGACCAGGTCGTGCAGTACCAGAGCCAGCTCTCCTTCTGGGACAAGGCGTTCAACGAACTGGCGGACGGCATGCCGGACGACACCTTCGTGCGCGACCAGATGCGGGACTGGATGTGGTCCGATTTCGGTTTCTCCTGGATGATCCTTACCTCGCCGGATGGTGAAAAGGTGCTGGGCGTACAGCGCGGTGAAAAGGTTTCAGAACGCAAGGCCCGCGAAAAGCTGCACTGGGTGAGCGATCTCACCCGCAGGGCCGAGCGCGCCTATCGCGAGGCGCTGTCGCCCGATCGCGGCGGTTGGGTGGTGGCCGGTGCGAAGGCAGACCCGGACCTGCTGACGCCGGCACTGCCCGAAATCCACGTTTCCGGCATGCGCTTGATCGACCGGGTGATGAGCATCGTCGTCGTGCAGGCGGTTATTCCCAAGACACTTTACATCCCCGCGAACCGGCTTGAGCCGACGCTGCTGATCACCGTCAAACCCGTCTCGCAAAAGATGCTGGCAAACACCGAGCGGCGCCTCGGCGTGCGCGATCTTGGCTTCACGCCGATCGTGACACAGGAGCCGGGGTTGCTGATGACGCCGGTCGGCGGGGATACCTACAATCCGATGGTCACGTCCTGGCGGCCCAACATGCCGGGATCCTTCGTCTGGCGCTCGGCGCTGCCGCAGATCGCGTTGTTCGTGCTGGTATTTGCCGGCGTCATGCTGTTCGTCACCCTGCGCTTTTCCGCACTCGTCCGCGCGCTCCAGCGCAGCGAGACGAAGAATGCCTTCCTCGCACGGCACGATCCGTTGACCGGGCTCAAGAACCGCAGCGGTTTTG encodes:
- a CDS encoding diguanylate cyclase, which gives rise to MTGKAELGRTTRRRGVGWAIRAAALMIVLLFGAANYLVLDYAIERADSFVAETERTLVRNEFSHQIDQVVQYQSQLSFWDKAFNELADGMPDDTFVRDQMRDWMWSDFGFSWMILTSPDGEKVLGVQRGEKVSERKAREKLHWVSDLTRRAERAYREALSPDRGGWVVAGAKADPDLLTPALPEIHVSGMRLIDRVMSIVVVQAVIPKTLYIPANRLEPTLLITVKPVSQKMLANTERRLGVRDLGFTPIVTQEPGLLMTPVGGDTYNPMVTSWRPNMPGSFVWRSALPQIALFVLVFAGVMLFVTLRFSALVRALQRSETKNAFLARHDPLTGLKNRSGFDEEMSRAIKKGENKPFAILALDLDKFKAVNDRHGHAAGDAVLQAVARRFSERVGRRGCVARLGGDEFCVLLTGEHSREHLVELAASLVLDAQIPIAYDGQLLLIGGSAGIAQFPQHGKTVHDVMVMADAALYAAKNAGRNRAVHAGDMDRAEIAEAGEARAA